A section of the Verrucomicrobia bacterium CG1_02_43_26 genome encodes:
- a CDS encoding dicarboxylate/amino acid:cation symporter, with translation MCTQHAKSKPKLWQTAAIYTVAILLGIYSGLSGIEWLQNIGLAVSEIFVNIFKFLSLPLIALSLIVTITNYSNAGAMGKMSRKILSYTFGTTIIAALVACGLYLLLSPSSPNLTGLAEPMEHAHTVSYVKHISKLIPTNLLEPFLHHQVMSVLFMAIAIGVAILKLPDTNSKTTLINFFKGLHGVYLVLTKWVIAVIPFALYGFITASTVQLSQGSDLSGIGTYLTVVVLANLVQGLIILPAWLWWNKISPIRAMKGMLPALSMAFFSKSSTGTLPVTIDAAEKNLNVSPSVSRFVLPLCTTINMNGCAAFIFTTVIYLMQSNGIEVALPTMLLWTLIATVAAIGNAGIPMGCFFLSASLLSGMGVPLALLGLILPFYTIIDMIETSLNVWSDACVTKVVDEKMKTADESIPVLQEA, from the coding sequence ATGTGCACACAACACGCAAAATCAAAACCTAAACTTTGGCAAACCGCCGCCATCTATACTGTGGCTATCTTACTGGGTATCTACAGCGGCCTCTCCGGCATCGAGTGGTTACAGAATATCGGTCTCGCCGTTTCAGAAATTTTTGTCAACATCTTCAAATTCCTCAGTCTCCCGCTGATCGCGCTCTCTCTGATCGTTACGATCACGAACTACAGTAATGCGGGCGCTATGGGAAAAATGAGTCGAAAGATCCTGTCTTATACGTTTGGTACAACCATCATCGCGGCCCTTGTCGCATGCGGTTTATACCTCCTCTTAAGCCCCAGTTCGCCAAATCTCACTGGCTTGGCAGAGCCTATGGAGCACGCGCATACGGTTTCCTACGTCAAACACATCAGTAAGCTCATTCCTACAAATCTCCTGGAACCTTTCTTGCACCATCAGGTGATGAGTGTTCTGTTCATGGCGATCGCGATCGGTGTTGCCATCCTCAAATTGCCGGATACCAATAGCAAAACCACGCTCATTAACTTCTTCAAGGGCCTCCATGGTGTCTATTTGGTATTAACAAAATGGGTCATTGCTGTTATCCCATTTGCGCTCTACGGGTTCATAACAGCCAGTACGGTTCAGCTCTCACAGGGCTCAGACCTCAGTGGCATCGGCACTTACTTGACGGTTGTTGTATTGGCAAACCTGGTACAGGGGCTTATTATTCTGCCCGCCTGGCTCTGGTGGAATAAAATTTCTCCGATCCGTGCGATGAAGGGTATGCTTCCGGCTCTCTCAATGGCTTTCTTTTCAAAATCATCCACCGGTACCCTTCCCGTCACGATTGATGCGGCAGAGAAAAACTTGAACGTTAGCCCGTCCGTCAGTCGTTTCGTCCTCCCGCTTTGCACCACCATTAACATGAATGGTTGCGCGGCGTTCATTTTCACAACAGTCATCTACCTCATGCAAAGCAATGGCATCGAGGTCGCCCTCCCAACCATGCTGCTATGGACGCTTATTGCCACCGTCGCCGCCATCGGTAACGCAGGCATCCCCATGGGCTGTTTCTTCCTCAGCGCAAGCCTTCTCTCCGGTATGGGGGTTCCGCTCGCGCTCTTGGGGCTCATCCTCCCATTCTACACCATCATTGATATGATTGAAACGTCCCTCAATGTCTGGTCAGACGCCTGCGTCACCAAAGTCGTAGATGAAAAAATGAAAACCGCGGACGAATCCATCCCCGTGCTTCAAGAGGCCTAA
- a CDS encoding DNA-3-methyladenine glycosylase, which yields MNLKLPTSPDGKKRCFGNKPNQAFYADYHDNEWGIPVHDDKHLFEMLILEGAQAGLSWETVLKKREGYRNAFHNFNVQKVAQMTDEQLEALRDNPAIIRNRLKIYATRKNAQAFIAIQKEFGSFSNYLWRFVDNKPIVNHWKCLSDAPTATPESDAISKDLKKRGMTFVGSTIIYAYMQAVGLVNDHVQECWRHGH from the coding sequence ATGAATCTTAAGTTGCCTACAAGCCCAGACGGCAAAAAGCGTTGCTTCGGCAACAAACCCAACCAAGCCTTTTACGCAGACTACCACGACAACGAATGGGGTATCCCTGTTCACGATGATAAACATTTATTCGAAATGCTCATCCTCGAAGGTGCCCAAGCCGGCCTCAGCTGGGAAACCGTTCTCAAAAAGCGCGAAGGCTATCGCAATGCCTTTCACAACTTTAATGTTCAAAAAGTTGCCCAAATGACAGATGAGCAACTCGAGGCCTTACGCGATAATCCCGCCATTATCCGAAACCGTCTTAAAATTTACGCCACACGCAAAAACGCCCAAGCTTTTATAGCGATCCAAAAGGAATTTGGCAGTTTCTCAAACTACCTTTGGCGTTTTGTTGATAATAAACCCATAGTCAACCACTGGAAATGCTTATCAGATGCGCCGACTGCTACCCCTGAAAGTGATGCGATCTCCAAAGACCTCAAGAAACGCGGCATGACATTTGTCGGCTCAACCATCATCTACGCCTACATGCAGGCTGTAGGCTTGGTCAACGATCATGTGCAAGAATGCTGGCGGCATGGCCATTAA
- a CDS encoding excinuclease ABC subunit C, translating to MWYVYFLELSNNSIYIGFSNNLKQRVTAHNDKRVPATAALLPAKLKSYIAVETREKAMSLEKYFKLGSGRAFAKKRFL from the coding sequence ATGTGGTACGTTTATTTTTTAGAACTCTCAAACAACTCCATTTACATCGGCTTCAGCAATAACCTCAAACAACGCGTCACAGCTCACAACGATAAAAGAGTCCCCGCAACCGCAGCCCTTCTCCCCGCAAAACTCAAAAGCTACATAGCAGTAGAAACAAGAGAAAAAGCCATGTCCTTAGAGAAATACTTCAAACTTGGGTCCGGTAGAGCATTCGCGAAAAAACGCTTTCTATAA